In one Spirosoma rigui genomic region, the following are encoded:
- a CDS encoding GumC family protein, whose translation MSSQNNYAYAPYQVYEAESSPNLRVILMRYARHWKWFVLSLVLAGAGAYVFFMFQTPIYKVQTSLLIKDDKKGLSEDNILKEMDIFAPKKVVENEMEILKSYALMNKVVGELGLDVKYYQNTDFGKREIYDASPIRVIVERATPSLYETELDITATGAKTVRINDKIYPVNQSVQTPYGRLRVFANKPLQVDSEMVVVQALPRQVAVDKYLKNLTVETTSKASTVLQMTLEDAVPRKGEAVLNKLITEYNQAAVVDKNIVASNTLSFIEERLRLIAGELSTVEKGVENYKSAEGITDLSSQAQVFLATVKENDDQLNQTNIKLGMIEDIERYVNSRSDERGVAPATLSVSDPVLIGLVGKLSELELQRDQLSRTTTASNPILQSLDSQIKATRTSLTDNITNMKQSLIGTRMKMRATNRQLESQIRTIPHKERALVNITRQQSIKNNLYTYLLEKREETALSYASTVADSRTIDPPRSGAEPVKPVKATIFLLFGLLGLMMPVGVIAARDVLNDRVSRRSDIEDASQVPIMGEIMASRNIDPLVMVSGKRSVIAEQIRTLRTNLQFLRSNPTGSQVVMFTSSISGEGKSFLSLNLGASLALVDRPTVILEMDLRKPKLHSVLDMPNTVGLSNYLIQEASLDDVLQPIPGFPNYHIITCGPIPPNPAELLSSPQLEKLFTELRERFAYVIVDSPPIGLVTDAQLIAPHVDATMFMVRHDHTPKAYLRMIDNLYKENRFNRLNLVLNGVGGGESYQYGYSYNYGGYYEEANKPAKPAIRKIR comes from the coding sequence ATGTCAAGTCAGAACAACTACGCCTACGCACCCTACCAGGTGTATGAAGCCGAGAGCTCGCCCAACCTGCGGGTCATATTGATGCGCTACGCGCGGCATTGGAAGTGGTTTGTGTTATCACTGGTTTTGGCCGGGGCGGGTGCCTATGTCTTTTTCATGTTCCAGACACCCATCTATAAAGTACAAACCAGCCTGCTCATCAAGGATGACAAGAAAGGACTTAGCGAAGACAACATCCTGAAAGAGATGGACATCTTCGCCCCGAAGAAGGTCGTCGAAAATGAGATGGAAATCCTGAAATCCTACGCTCTGATGAACAAGGTTGTCGGTGAGCTAGGCCTGGATGTGAAGTACTATCAGAATACGGATTTTGGTAAACGGGAGATCTACGATGCCTCGCCAATCCGGGTTATTGTTGAGCGGGCAACGCCATCGCTCTACGAAACAGAACTGGATATTACGGCTACGGGAGCTAAAACAGTACGTATCAATGATAAGATTTATCCCGTCAACCAGAGCGTACAAACGCCCTATGGCCGGTTGCGCGTGTTTGCTAACAAACCCCTTCAAGTAGACAGTGAAATGGTGGTTGTTCAGGCACTACCCCGTCAGGTAGCCGTTGATAAATACCTCAAAAATCTTACGGTTGAGACAACCAGTAAAGCCTCGACGGTACTACAGATGACACTTGAAGATGCCGTACCTCGTAAGGGAGAAGCGGTCCTGAACAAGCTGATTACCGAATACAATCAGGCTGCCGTGGTCGACAAGAACATTGTGGCCTCGAACACCTTAAGTTTCATCGAAGAGCGGCTCCGGCTGATTGCGGGTGAGTTGTCGACGGTTGAGAAAGGTGTCGAAAACTACAAATCGGCCGAGGGTATTACGGACCTGAGTTCACAAGCCCAGGTGTTCCTGGCTACGGTGAAGGAAAACGACGATCAACTCAATCAGACCAACATCAAGCTGGGTATGATCGAAGACATCGAACGCTACGTCAACAGCCGTAGTGATGAGCGGGGCGTTGCGCCGGCAACACTCAGCGTAAGCGATCCCGTTCTGATTGGTCTGGTAGGCAAACTAAGCGAACTGGAGTTACAGCGTGACCAGCTTAGCCGGACAACTACGGCCAGCAACCCCATCCTGCAATCGCTGGACAGCCAGATCAAAGCAACCCGGACAAGTCTGACCGACAATATCACCAACATGAAGCAATCGCTGATTGGTACCCGAATGAAGATGCGGGCTACCAACCGGCAGCTGGAAAGCCAGATTCGGACTATTCCACACAAGGAGCGGGCGCTGGTTAACATCACCCGTCAGCAGTCGATCAAAAACAACCTGTATACTTACCTGCTTGAAAAGCGGGAAGAGACAGCACTGTCCTACGCATCGACGGTGGCAGACAGCCGTACTATCGACCCCCCCCGGTCGGGAGCTGAGCCGGTAAAACCCGTGAAGGCTACCATCTTTCTGTTGTTCGGATTGCTGGGTCTGATGATGCCTGTTGGCGTTATTGCTGCCCGTGACGTCTTAAACGACCGCGTAAGTCGTCGCTCAGATATTGAAGATGCATCACAGGTGCCCATTATGGGTGAAATTATGGCCAGTCGAAACATCGATCCGCTGGTTATGGTATCAGGTAAGCGTTCCGTTATTGCTGAACAGATCCGTACCCTACGCACTAACCTACAGTTCCTGCGGTCGAATCCAACGGGTAGCCAGGTGGTCATGTTTACCTCGAGCATTAGTGGCGAGGGCAAATCGTTCCTGTCCCTGAATCTGGGTGCCAGCCTGGCGTTGGTTGACCGGCCAACGGTGATTCTGGAAATGGACTTACGAAAACCGAAGCTCCACTCCGTCCTCGATATGCCGAATACGGTGGGTTTGAGCAACTATCTGATTCAGGAGGCTTCGCTGGACGATGTGCTGCAGCCGATTCCCGGTTTTCCAAACTACCATATCATTACCTGCGGTCCTATTCCACCGAATCCGGCCGAATTATTGAGCAGCCCCCAACTCGAAAAACTATTTACGGAGCTACGCGAGCGGTTCGCTTACGTCATTGTCGACTCGCCACCCATCGGCCTGGTGACCGACGCGCAACTGATCGCTCCGCATGTTGATGCTACGATGTTCATGGTGCGTCACGACCACACGCCCAAAGCTTACCTGCGAATGATTGATAACCTGTACAAGGAAAATCGATTCAACCGGCTCAACCTGGTGCTCAATGGCGTAGGGGGTGGAGAATCCTACCAGTATGGCTACAGCTATAACTACGGTGGGTACTACGAAGAAGCCAACAAACCGGCTAAACCCGCCATTCGCAAAATACGCTAG
- a CDS encoding polysaccharide biosynthesis/export family protein: MNLPIMPSDRTRYLSLLFATLLTGSQVLTSCVPTKQLAYFQGEPTRMDTLTVASRYVPKIQAGDVLSVQISSLNPEASSFFNPYAALTIADRGGTQQNLLNSTTPLPAQNGYLVDNTGAIELPVIGKINVAGQTAGEVKERLRDSLKEYLKEPTVNIRNLNFRISVMGEVLRPSLFTIPNEQITLLEALSLSGDVTIFGRRDNVLLIREENGKRTFARVDLTRRDLFTSPYYYLHPNDVVYVEPGKARAATADRTNQLLPLFISGLSFLAVIASRFR; encoded by the coding sequence ATGAATCTACCTATTATGCCATCTGATCGTACCCGTTACCTCTCTTTACTATTCGCTACACTACTGACAGGTAGTCAGGTTTTGACAAGTTGTGTTCCCACCAAGCAGCTCGCTTATTTTCAGGGTGAACCTACCCGCATGGATACCCTGACGGTCGCTTCCCGCTACGTACCAAAAATTCAGGCAGGCGACGTATTGTCCGTTCAGATCAGCAGTTTAAATCCAGAAGCTTCTTCGTTTTTTAACCCCTACGCAGCCTTAACCATTGCCGACCGGGGTGGCACTCAGCAAAACCTGTTGAACAGTACCACGCCGTTGCCCGCTCAAAACGGGTATCTGGTCGACAACACCGGTGCCATTGAATTACCTGTTATTGGTAAGATCAACGTAGCTGGTCAAACGGCTGGCGAAGTAAAAGAACGGCTGCGCGATTCACTGAAAGAGTACCTGAAAGAACCTACCGTAAACATCCGTAACCTCAACTTCCGGATTTCGGTTATGGGCGAGGTGCTGCGCCCCTCCCTGTTCACAATTCCCAACGAGCAGATCACGCTGCTGGAAGCACTCAGCCTGTCGGGTGATGTAACCATCTTCGGTCGCCGGGACAACGTACTTCTGATCCGCGAAGAAAATGGCAAACGGACATTTGCCCGCGTTGATCTGACCCGCCGTGACCTGTTCACCTCACCCTATTATTATCTGCATCCAAACGATGTGGTGTACGTAGAACCAGGTAAAGCCCGGGCCGCTACAGCCGACCGTACCAACCAGCTCTTACCGCTTTTCATCAGCGGGCTGTCGTTTCTGGCGGTCATTGCGTCGCGATTCCGTTAA